In Candidatus Binataceae bacterium, a genomic segment contains:
- a CDS encoding family 16 glycoside hydrolase, with protein sequence MTGSSWLRSAAVATAGAVAIVLVMSPAAHSRGKKKAKETPTPTATLTPTATPTPEQKVWNFDSDKAGNVAQGWKAIEGDWTVIPDPSAPSQPNTFGIEAGSLVSSLTHALEYYPIAIFDDPKEYGDLTLEASFKSVGGRFDCSGGLIFRYVDASNYYVLSAGCPSDYFAISRVTAGKLEVLKQQVVPTDKDTWYKLKVIAQGGHFTAYDNDKMVFDIDDSKIAKGKIGLWTRDDSQARFDNVTLTIMDNFEAASPSGEASASAPALPPPP encoded by the coding sequence ATGACAGGAAGTAGTTGGCTGCGGAGCGCCGCAGTCGCGACAGCGGGCGCGGTCGCGATCGTGCTGGTGATGAGCCCCGCCGCTCATTCAAGAGGTAAGAAGAAGGCCAAGGAGACGCCGACCCCCACGGCGACACTGACGCCGACGGCGACGCCCACACCTGAGCAGAAAGTATGGAATTTCGATTCCGATAAGGCCGGCAACGTGGCACAGGGATGGAAGGCGATCGAGGGCGACTGGACGGTGATTCCCGATCCGAGCGCGCCGAGCCAGCCTAATACGTTCGGCATCGAAGCCGGGAGCCTCGTGTCATCGCTGACGCATGCGCTGGAGTACTATCCAATCGCGATCTTTGACGATCCCAAGGAATATGGCGATCTCACCCTGGAAGCTTCGTTCAAGTCGGTGGGTGGCCGCTTCGATTGCTCAGGCGGTCTGATTTTCCGGTACGTCGATGCTTCGAACTACTACGTATTGTCCGCAGGATGCCCGAGTGACTATTTCGCGATTTCGCGCGTGACGGCGGGCAAGCTCGAAGTCCTGAAGCAGCAGGTGGTTCCGACCGACAAGGACACCTGGTACAAGCTCAAGGTGATCGCGCAGGGCGGCCATTTCACGGCCTACGACAACGACAAAATGGTCTTCGACATCGACGACTCGAAGATCGCCAAGGGCAAGATCGGACTGTGGACCCGCGATGATTCCCAAGCGCGCTTTGATAACGTGACGCTCACGATCATGGACAACTTCGAAGCTGCAAGTCCCTCCGGCGAGGCATCGGCCTCAGCGCCGGCGCTTCCGCCACCTCCATGA
- the mraZ gene encoding division/cell wall cluster transcriptional repressor MraZ, whose product MFNGRYEHAIDDKGRVAIPARFRDILTREGHDSLYVTNFYFDREACLEVYPPSNWETLLTKVREKASFDPDMQAFETFYIGGAFEVPVDRQGRILIPEVLRNHAKLERDVVFSARRDHFQLWNKEFFERMRTANEEKMKDPQFYAKLGI is encoded by the coding sequence GTGTTCAACGGGCGGTACGAACATGCGATTGATGATAAGGGCCGAGTCGCTATCCCGGCTCGTTTCCGCGATATCCTCACGCGCGAAGGCCACGATAGCCTCTACGTCACCAACTTCTATTTCGATCGCGAAGCCTGCCTTGAGGTTTATCCTCCCTCGAACTGGGAAACCTTGCTCACCAAGGTACGCGAGAAGGCGAGCTTCGATCCAGACATGCAGGCGTTTGAGACTTTTTATATCGGGGGCGCGTTTGAAGTCCCCGTCGATCGCCAGGGGCGCATCTTGATTCCCGAGGTGTTGCGCAATCACGCCAAGCTCGAGCGCGACGTGGTGTTCTCGGCCCGCCGCGATCATTTTCAGCTCTGGAACAAGGAATTCTTCGAGCGCATGCGCACCGCGAACGAAGAGAAGATGAAAGATCCGCAGTTCTACGCGAAGCTTGGGATTTGA
- the rsmH gene encoding 16S rRNA (cytosine(1402)-N(4))-methyltransferase RsmH encodes MRNDEGAGRKHVPVMVGEVCDLLCAHGPLAIVDVTLGMGGHAEAMLARTRARLLGIDRDESALEAARERLAPFGDRATLRHGDFGDIAAIMREAGFPAADAILADLGMSSFALDDAERGFSFRSDGPLDMRMDQSQGMRAYDVVNEEAEAELARIIYTYGEERASRRIAKTIVEARRRRRIETTGELRALVERALGPQRRGGVHPATRTFQALRIAVNHEMERLARFLREAPEMLVPRGRLVIISYHSLEDRPVKERFRELSSDGNFARVTTKVMKPSASETAANPRARSARLRCLERNAS; translated from the coding sequence GTGAGAAACGACGAAGGAGCGGGCCGGAAGCATGTGCCGGTGATGGTTGGGGAGGTGTGCGATTTGCTTTGCGCACACGGCCCGCTCGCTATCGTTGATGTGACGCTCGGCATGGGCGGGCACGCCGAGGCGATGCTCGCGCGCACACGCGCGCGTCTGCTCGGGATCGATCGCGATGAGAGCGCGCTCGAAGCGGCCCGCGAACGGCTCGCGCCGTTCGGCGATCGTGCGACGCTGCGCCACGGCGACTTCGGCGATATCGCCGCGATCATGCGCGAGGCCGGCTTTCCCGCGGCTGATGCGATCCTCGCGGATTTGGGGATGAGCAGTTTCGCGCTCGACGATGCCGAGCGCGGGTTCAGTTTCAGGTCGGATGGTCCGCTCGACATGAGGATGGACCAGTCGCAGGGCATGCGTGCCTACGACGTGGTCAATGAGGAAGCGGAGGCGGAGTTGGCGCGGATCATCTACACCTACGGCGAAGAGCGGGCCTCCAGGCGGATCGCCAAGACGATCGTGGAGGCCCGTCGACGCCGCCGTATCGAGACCACGGGCGAATTGCGCGCCCTGGTCGAGCGCGCGCTCGGGCCGCAGCGCCGCGGCGGCGTGCATCCTGCGACCCGCACTTTCCAGGCGCTGCGTATCGCGGTGAATCACGAGATGGAAAGGCTGGCGCGATTTCTGCGCGAGGCGCCTGAGATGCTCGTGCCGCGCGGCAGGCTGGTGATCATTTCGTATCACTCGCTCGAGGATCGCCCGGTGAAGGAGCGTTTTCGCGAGCTCAGCTCCGACGGCAACTTCGCCCGCGTCACCACCAAGGTGATGAAGCCTTCAGCGTCCGAGACCGCCGCGAATCCGCGCGCCCGCAGCGCCCGGCTGCGATGCCTCGAAAGGAACGCGTCATGA
- a CDS encoding penicillin-binding protein codes for MNVAAKQRRARVGALTFALAGLFALAMLRLVALVAFDGSRLDSLANSEHTEDEKLAAARGPIVDRNGAPFALSADTRSVYAHPKQLLENSTDAERAKLAAAIGLTPAQLENEIHKPAPFVWLARRIAPEKAQAVEALGIEGVGTLSEYKRFYPESNLAASVVGLAGMDGQGLSGLELEYDRQVRGEQVALHVYHDALGKPILDTPLALKAPEPGARLELTIDSSIQSLAESELANEVQQSGAKHGAAIVLDPFTGAVIAMANVNADPNNIHDRLHNAAVQDAFEPGSTMKGILASIALADGVITPNKQIYCEGGRWTVDRRTIHDDSPHGYLDLGGIIEVSSNIGAAKIALSLGSERFYEGLRAFGLGQRTGIDLPGEAAGLLNKPKGWRQIDLANHGFGQGVAVTPMQLAVAYAAIANGGNIVRPHIVRAAFDADGGEVLEHPPQIVRRAISPDVAHQMNLLLRNVVNGPDGTGHKAQVDGFLVAGKTGTAQMVNPENGTYFQNRHVSSFVGFLPADDPRLLILVVLYDVGHGHFGGLVAAPVFSQIASGAVRDLGITPPTPDYEEASIIPTKLLHPQKTRRGVLAMSDSDDFIPVLTGKKLVSQTPDFSGMSLRRAIDAAKRLRVTVELQGSGYVVSQEPAPGAPLNHSTIKLELASSTDALPERKAGRLIHVAMNSRGGR; via the coding sequence GTGAACGTCGCGGCCAAACAGCGCCGCGCCCGCGTGGGTGCGCTGACCTTCGCCCTCGCCGGGCTCTTCGCGCTGGCGATGCTGCGCCTGGTCGCGCTGGTCGCATTCGACGGCTCGCGGCTCGATTCGCTCGCCAACAGTGAGCATACCGAGGACGAGAAGTTAGCAGCCGCGCGCGGTCCGATCGTCGATCGCAACGGCGCGCCGTTCGCGCTGTCGGCCGACACGCGCTCGGTCTATGCGCACCCGAAGCAGCTCCTCGAAAACTCGACGGATGCTGAACGCGCCAAGCTCGCGGCTGCGATTGGCCTGACGCCCGCGCAGCTCGAAAATGAAATTCACAAGCCCGCGCCGTTCGTGTGGCTGGCGCGTCGTATCGCGCCCGAGAAGGCGCAGGCGGTCGAGGCGCTCGGAATCGAAGGCGTCGGCACGCTGAGCGAGTACAAGCGCTTCTACCCGGAGAGCAACCTGGCCGCGTCGGTGGTGGGGTTGGCTGGGATGGACGGTCAGGGGCTCTCCGGGTTGGAGCTCGAGTACGACAGGCAGGTGCGCGGCGAACAGGTCGCGCTGCACGTCTATCACGACGCGCTTGGCAAGCCGATTCTCGACACGCCGCTGGCGCTCAAGGCGCCAGAGCCGGGGGCACGGCTCGAGCTCACGATCGATTCGTCGATCCAGTCGCTTGCGGAATCGGAGCTGGCGAACGAAGTGCAGCAAAGCGGCGCCAAGCATGGCGCGGCGATCGTGCTCGATCCGTTTACCGGCGCCGTGATCGCGATGGCGAACGTTAACGCCGATCCGAACAATATCCACGACCGGCTGCATAACGCCGCGGTGCAGGATGCGTTCGAGCCGGGCTCGACGATGAAGGGTATACTCGCCTCGATCGCGCTCGCCGACGGTGTGATTACGCCCAACAAGCAAATCTATTGCGAGGGTGGCCGCTGGACCGTCGATCGGCGCACGATCCATGACGACTCGCCGCACGGATACCTCGACCTTGGCGGCATCATCGAAGTCTCGTCGAATATCGGCGCGGCGAAAATCGCGCTCTCGCTCGGTTCCGAGCGTTTCTATGAGGGTCTGCGCGCCTTCGGCCTCGGCCAGCGCACCGGGATCGATCTGCCCGGCGAAGCGGCGGGCCTGCTCAACAAGCCCAAGGGCTGGCGTCAGATCGATCTCGCCAATCACGGCTTCGGCCAGGGCGTCGCGGTGACACCGATGCAGCTTGCGGTCGCGTACGCGGCGATCGCCAACGGCGGCAATATCGTTCGCCCGCATATCGTGCGCGCGGCGTTCGATGCCGACGGCGGCGAAGTGCTGGAGCATCCGCCGCAGATCGTGCGCCGCGCGATCTCGCCCGACGTCGCGCATCAGATGAATCTGCTCCTGCGCAATGTCGTCAATGGTCCGGACGGCACCGGGCACAAGGCCCAGGTCGACGGATTCCTGGTCGCGGGCAAGACCGGCACGGCGCAAATGGTGAATCCCGAAAACGGAACTTACTTCCAGAATCGTCATGTCAGCTCGTTCGTCGGATTTCTGCCCGCCGACGATCCGCGGCTGCTGATCCTGGTCGTGCTATATGATGTCGGCCACGGCCACTTCGGCGGACTCGTCGCGGCGCCCGTCTTCAGCCAGATCGCGTCGGGCGCGGTGCGCGATCTTGGCATCACGCCGCCGACTCCCGATTATGAAGAAGCGAGCATCATTCCAACCAAGCTCCTGCATCCGCAGAAGACGCGGCGCGGCGTGCTCGCGATGTCCGATAGCGACGACTTCATTCCAGTGCTTACCGGCAAAAAGCTTGTTTCGCAGACGCCTGATTTTTCCGGCATGAGCCTCAGACGCGCGATCGATGCGGCCAAGCGCTTGCGCGTGACGGTCGAGCTCCAGGGCAGCGGCTACGTTGTATCGCAAGAGCCTGCGCCCGGCGCGCCGCTCAACCATTCGACGATCAAGCTCGAGCTGGCCTCGAGTACCGATGCGCTGCCGGAGCGCAAAGCCGGCAGGCTGATCCACGTAGCAATGAACTCCAGGGGAGGGCGGTGA
- a CDS encoding UDP-N-acetylmuramoyl-L-alanyl-D-glutamate--2,6-diaminopimelate ligase, which translates to MKLGELLEGLDVGRIVGGTDVEISGLAYDSRKVGRGDLFFSTARDLSRARANVEDAFRRGASAAVVSGWDEETARPAMILVECERPRLLMGAVASRFYNAPSRRLELVGVTGTAGKTTTTYILASILEAAGMPAGIIGTIGIFARGKTLYHGLTTPESIDFESSLAAMEREGIRHVAAEVSSMGIAGGRVEELNFRACGFTNLGRDHLDDHGTMENYFQAKLRLFTEILPRSLSADPIAVVRGDDPYGKRILAAVKTHKVSFGLDRALDAHPESYSAGLDGIRATISVLGKKIEITSPLVGEINLLNVLGASALSVALGIETAAVAEGVRRCPGAPGRMEAVPATPGVTVLVDYAHKPDALEAVLKTLRGLCKGRVICVFGCGGDRDRGKRPIMGEIAGRIADLPVLTSDNPRTEDPLSIIAEVEQGLVASNLSRLGDARSGERGYLVEPDRRSAIRLALEAARPGDAVIVAGKGHEDYQLVGSRVLQFDDRTVVREVADAMARRQI; encoded by the coding sequence GTGAAACTAGGTGAACTGCTCGAAGGCCTGGATGTGGGGCGGATCGTGGGGGGCACGGATGTGGAGATTTCGGGTCTTGCGTATGACTCGCGAAAGGTTGGTCGCGGAGATCTGTTCTTCTCGACCGCGCGCGATCTGTCGCGTGCGCGGGCAAACGTAGAGGACGCATTCAGACGCGGGGCGTCGGCGGCGGTGGTGAGTGGATGGGATGAGGAAACCGCGCGCCCCGCGATGATCTTGGTGGAGTGCGAGCGGCCGCGCCTTCTGATGGGCGCGGTCGCCTCGCGCTTCTACAATGCGCCGAGCCGCCGCCTCGAGCTGGTGGGAGTAACCGGCACGGCGGGCAAAACGACGACCACTTATATCCTGGCTTCGATCTTGGAGGCCGCGGGCATGCCGGCCGGAATAATCGGCACGATCGGGATCTTCGCGCGCGGCAAGACGCTCTATCACGGCCTCACCACGCCCGAATCGATCGATTTCGAGTCCTCGCTCGCCGCGATGGAGCGCGAGGGAATCCGCCACGTCGCCGCCGAAGTCTCTTCGATGGGAATCGCAGGCGGGCGAGTCGAGGAACTTAATTTCCGCGCCTGTGGTTTCACCAACCTTGGCCGCGATCACTTGGATGATCACGGCACGATGGAAAACTACTTCCAGGCGAAGCTCCGGCTCTTCACCGAGATCCTGCCACGAAGCCTGAGCGCCGATCCGATCGCGGTCGTGCGCGGTGACGATCCCTACGGCAAGCGGATTCTAGCCGCAGTGAAGACGCACAAGGTGAGCTTCGGCCTCGATCGCGCGCTCGATGCACATCCCGAGAGTTACTCGGCCGGGCTCGACGGAATCCGCGCGACGATTTCTGTACTCGGCAAGAAAATCGAAATCACCTCGCCGCTGGTCGGCGAGATCAATCTGCTCAATGTCCTCGGCGCCTCCGCTCTGTCGGTGGCCCTGGGCATCGAAACGGCGGCGGTGGCGGAAGGTGTGCGGCGATGCCCAGGGGCCCCCGGCAGAATGGAGGCTGTGCCGGCCACACCGGGTGTGACGGTGCTGGTCGATTACGCCCATAAGCCCGACGCGCTCGAAGCGGTGCTGAAGACGCTGCGCGGCCTCTGCAAAGGCCGTGTCATATGCGTCTTCGGATGCGGCGGCGATCGCGATCGGGGCAAGCGTCCGATTATGGGTGAGATCGCCGGCCGAATTGCTGACCTGCCCGTGCTCACCTCCGACAATCCGCGCACTGAAGATCCGCTGAGTATAATCGCGGAAGTCGAGCAGGGGTTGGTGGCGTCAAACTTGTCGCGGCTTGGCGATGCGCGCTCGGGGGAGCGCGGTTATCTCGTCGAGCCCGACCGCAGAAGCGCGATCCGCCTGGCTCTGGAAGCAGCCAGGCCGGGCGACGCGGTAATCGTGGCGGGGAAGGGGCATGAGGATTATCAGCTCGTCGGAAGCCGAGTACTCCAGTTCGACGATCGCACCGTCGTCCGAGAAGTTGCGGACGCGATGGCACGTAGGCAAATTTGA
- the mraY gene encoding phospho-N-acetylmuramoyl-pentapeptide-transferase: protein MRIISSSEAEYSSSTIAPSSEKLRTRWHVGKFESIALGAIVMLYLLLYPLHTLHVGLNVLRYETFRSVLAGLTSFAMSLVLGPVLIDRFRAMHIGQTIREVVPAAHQKKAGTPTMGGLMICASALFATLLLANITNPYVWLAIFVTVSFGAIGFADDYLKLTRGKGNGLSERVKMIATFSCAFIAATWLFWGLGFDTHLTVPFLKNVNPNLHVWLYIPFAMLVIVGSSHAVNLTDGLDGLAIGPVMTVAFCYLVFSWTAGNFKLAAYLQIQHVPGAGEISIFCSALIAASLGFLWFNAYPASMMMGDVGALALGAALGMVAVLAKQELALVIAGGVFVLETVSVLIQRYYFKFTGGKRFFKMAPIHHHFELSGWPETVVVVRFWIISIVCGLVALSTLKIR from the coding sequence ATGAGGATTATCAGCTCGTCGGAAGCCGAGTACTCCAGTTCGACGATCGCACCGTCGTCCGAGAAGTTGCGGACGCGATGGCACGTAGGCAAATTTGAGAGCATCGCGCTCGGCGCGATCGTCATGCTCTATCTTCTGCTCTATCCGCTGCACACCTTGCACGTGGGACTCAACGTCCTGCGCTACGAGACCTTCCGCTCGGTGCTGGCGGGGCTGACATCGTTTGCGATGTCGCTCGTGCTCGGCCCGGTGCTGATCGATCGCTTCCGCGCGATGCACATCGGGCAGACGATCCGCGAAGTCGTTCCCGCGGCGCATCAGAAGAAAGCCGGCACTCCGACGATGGGCGGATTGATGATCTGCGCGTCGGCGCTGTTCGCGACGCTGCTCCTCGCCAACATCACGAATCCTTATGTCTGGCTTGCGATCTTCGTTACCGTGAGTTTCGGTGCGATCGGGTTCGCCGACGACTATCTGAAGCTGACGCGCGGCAAGGGCAACGGGCTCAGCGAGCGCGTAAAGATGATCGCGACATTCTCGTGCGCGTTTATCGCGGCGACCTGGCTCTTCTGGGGACTTGGTTTCGATACCCATCTGACGGTGCCGTTCCTCAAGAACGTCAATCCCAATCTGCACGTGTGGCTATACATCCCGTTCGCGATGCTCGTCATCGTGGGATCGTCACACGCTGTCAACCTGACTGACGGACTCGACGGTCTGGCGATCGGCCCGGTGATGACAGTCGCATTCTGCTACCTGGTTTTTTCGTGGACCGCGGGCAACTTCAAGCTGGCCGCTTACCTGCAGATTCAGCACGTACCCGGCGCCGGTGAAATTTCGATTTTCTGCTCGGCGCTGATCGCGGCGTCGCTCGGCTTCCTCTGGTTCAACGCGTATCCGGCCTCGATGATGATGGGCGACGTGGGCGCGCTGGCGCTCGGCGCCGCGCTCGGCATGGTCGCCGTGCTCGCCAAGCAGGAGCTGGCGCTCGTGATCGCGGGCGGTGTGTTCGTGCTCGAAACGGTATCGGTGCTGATCCAGCGCTACTACTTCAAATTCACCGGCGGCAAGCGCTTCTTCAAGATGGCTCCCATTCATCATCACTTTGAACTCAGCGGATGGCCCGAGACCGTCGTAGTCGTGAGGTTCTGGATCATTTCGATCGTGTGCGGACTGGTCGCGCTCAGCACGCTCAAGATTCGATAG
- the murD gene encoding UDP-N-acetylmuramoyl-L-alanine--D-glutamate ligase — translation MELSGKRVMIVGLGVSGRDAARFVAARGAHLVLTDSNPNLDRANLPTGEVHLGAESDSWLDGVDLVIASPGVPRDSKLLAGAAARGISVIGEIELACRFIKAPIAAITGTNGKSTVTVMLGEIMKAAGRRTFVGGNLGTPLVDAVGADYGVVVAEVSSFQLETVDRFHPRVAIHLNLTDDHFDRYDGLEDYGRAKARIFENQDARDFAILNRDDPNVFKLAREVRSHVVTFGMSKPEFRSALWPVERAIVFDFGSHHGQINLDGFHLTGRHNIANAMAAAGAALAMGVEPHVIEHALSEFKGLAHRIQLVHEKNGVRWIDDSKGTNVGAVVEALDATPAPIILIAGGVDKGGDYSPLRAPLGEKVRLAIFNGAARDKMRDALAGATEIAVVPTLKDAVNQAARAARPGDSVLMSPACSSFDQFKDYAHRGKVFEELVRAL, via the coding sequence ATGGAACTGTCGGGAAAGCGCGTGATGATCGTGGGACTGGGCGTGAGCGGCCGCGACGCGGCGCGCTTCGTCGCAGCTCGCGGCGCTCATCTCGTGCTGACCGACAGCAACCCGAATCTCGATCGCGCGAATCTTCCCACCGGCGAAGTTCATCTCGGCGCCGAGAGCGATTCGTGGCTCGACGGCGTTGACCTCGTGATCGCCAGCCCCGGTGTGCCGCGCGATTCGAAGTTGCTCGCGGGCGCGGCGGCGCGCGGCATCTCCGTGATCGGCGAGATCGAGCTCGCGTGCCGTTTCATCAAGGCTCCGATCGCGGCGATCACCGGCACCAACGGCAAGAGTACCGTCACGGTAATGCTCGGCGAGATCATGAAGGCCGCGGGACGCCGCACGTTCGTCGGCGGCAACCTCGGCACGCCGCTCGTCGACGCGGTCGGCGCCGACTACGGCGTCGTCGTGGCCGAGGTCTCGAGCTTCCAGCTCGAAACGGTCGACCGATTCCATCCGCGCGTCGCGATTCATCTGAACCTGACTGACGATCATTTCGATCGTTACGACGGACTCGAAGACTACGGCCGCGCCAAGGCGCGGATCTTCGAGAACCAGGATGCGCGCGACTTTGCGATCCTGAATCGCGACGATCCCAACGTCTTCAAGCTCGCGCGTGAGGTCCGCTCACACGTAGTCACGTTCGGAATGAGCAAGCCCGAGTTTCGCTCCGCCCTCTGGCCGGTCGAACGCGCGATCGTCTTCGACTTCGGGAGCCATCACGGGCAGATAAATCTCGACGGCTTTCATTTGACCGGCCGCCACAATATCGCAAACGCGATGGCCGCCGCCGGCGCGGCCTTAGCGATGGGTGTCGAGCCGCACGTCATCGAACACGCGTTGTCGGAGTTCAAAGGCCTCGCGCATCGCATTCAACTCGTGCACGAGAAGAACGGCGTGCGCTGGATCGACGATTCCAAGGGCACCAATGTCGGCGCCGTCGTCGAAGCGCTCGACGCGACACCCGCGCCGATAATCCTGATCGCCGGCGGGGTAGATAAGGGCGGGGATTATTCGCCGCTGCGCGCGCCCCTCGGCGAAAAAGTCAGGCTCGCGATTTTCAACGGCGCCGCGCGCGACAAGATGCGCGATGCGCTTGCAGGTGCGACCGAGATCGCGGTCGTGCCCACGCTCAAGGATGCCGTCAACCAAGCCGCGCGCGCGGCCCGCCCTGGTGACTCGGTGTTAATGTCGCCCGCATGTTCGAGCTTCGATCAGTTCAAGGACTACGCACATCGTGGCAAAGTATTTGAAGAACTGGTTCGCGCGCTTTGA
- the ftsW gene encoding putative lipid II flippase FtsW — protein MAKYLKNWFARFETVGSRRPDPWLWVPAAALVILGLLMVLNTTYFLGIEKTGDSFHFFKLQLVHVAAGFGVLFVLSQFSVYGLRKIVMPLAILSAVLLVCLWIPGLGQVRGGARRWFHLGPIVLEPSEFIKIALVFFLAEYLSGRGERMKSFTRGPLPVFIIVAPIALLVLKQPDFGNTVMIALVLFAMLFAAGASLLHLGIAGSGALAVLVMQAVSKSYRMKRLTTFMDPWHTARGAGFQLTQSFIALGEGGKWGVGLGAGRQKMFYLPAAHTDFMFAVIGEEFGLVGTGLVIGLFLVIMFRGMKIAHDEPDPFASLLAVGLTALLSLQALINMAVVIGMIPTKGLPLPFLSYGGTAIVMAMAALGALLALGRRPAVR, from the coding sequence GTGGCAAAGTATTTGAAGAACTGGTTCGCGCGCTTTGAGACCGTAGGCTCGCGCCGCCCCGATCCGTGGCTGTGGGTGCCGGCGGCGGCGCTCGTCATCCTCGGCCTCCTGATGGTGCTGAACACCACCTATTTCCTCGGTATCGAGAAAACCGGCGACAGTTTTCATTTCTTCAAACTTCAACTCGTGCACGTCGCAGCCGGGTTCGGCGTGCTGTTCGTGCTCTCGCAGTTCTCGGTTTATGGGCTGCGCAAGATCGTGATGCCGCTCGCGATTCTTTCGGCGGTGCTCCTTGTCTGCTTGTGGATTCCCGGACTCGGGCAGGTGCGCGGCGGCGCCCGCCGATGGTTCCATCTCGGGCCGATAGTGCTCGAGCCGTCGGAGTTCATCAAAATCGCGCTGGTCTTTTTCCTCGCCGAATATCTGAGCGGCCGCGGCGAGCGCATGAAAAGTTTCACCCGCGGCCCACTGCCCGTGTTCATCATCGTCGCGCCGATCGCGCTGCTGGTGCTGAAGCAGCCTGACTTCGGCAACACCGTGATGATCGCGCTGGTGCTGTTCGCGATGCTCTTCGCCGCAGGCGCAAGCCTCTTGCATCTCGGCATCGCCGGCAGCGGCGCACTCGCAGTGCTTGTCATGCAGGCGGTCTCAAAATCGTATCGCATGAAGCGGCTCACCACCTTCATGGATCCGTGGCATACGGCGCGCGGCGCGGGGTTTCAGTTGACGCAATCGTTCATCGCACTGGGCGAGGGCGGCAAATGGGGCGTCGGCCTCGGCGCGGGACGGCAGAAGATGTTCTACCTGCCTGCGGCGCATACTGACTTTATGTTTGCCGTGATTGGCGAAGAGTTTGGCCTCGTCGGAACCGGCCTCGTGATCGGGCTCTTCCTGGTGATCATGTTCCGCGGAATGAAGATCGCGCACGACGAGCCCGATCCGTTCGCGAGCCTTCTCGCAGTTGGACTTACGGCGCTGCTTTCATTGCAGGCGTTGATCAATATGGCGGTCGTGATCGGCATGATCCCGACCAAGGGCCTGCCGCTTCCTTTTCTCAGCTACGGCGGCACTGCAATCGTGATGGCGATGGCGGCGCTCGGCGCGTTGCTCGCGTTAGGAAGGCGGCCGGCAGTCAGATGA
- the murG gene encoding undecaprenyldiphospho-muramoylpentapeptide beta-N-acetylglucosaminyltransferase, with the protein MKFIIAGGGTGGHLFPAVALGEEIKREHPDSDVLFVGTSSGMEARWLPKSGYRFELFDVHGIRGHGATGRVRAAIEFVRAIGLARALVARERPDLIVGAGGYASAPVGVAAILARIPLVLMEQNTIPGLSNKILWRFAKKICVGFRETAAYFSIGKVEVTGNPVRFEYRSGPRTMDDKTQILVLGGSTGAHRLNLGVVNAFKICAKSVINLHVVHQTGEADEVLVRQGYSDLPVRAEVVAFIDDIPAALERADLVIARAGAMTVTDIALSARPAIFVPYPFHKDMQQLHNARVIERLGGATIVLDDAKLADNLAREIGTMLQDRSHLVEIGQKAHQGVYPDASRRVARVCFDLVGMEQAA; encoded by the coding sequence ATGAAGTTCATTATCGCGGGCGGCGGCACTGGCGGACATTTGTTCCCCGCCGTCGCGCTCGGCGAGGAAATCAAGCGCGAGCATCCCGACTCTGATGTGCTTTTCGTTGGCACGAGCTCAGGAATGGAAGCCAGGTGGCTGCCGAAGAGCGGCTACCGCTTCGAACTGTTCGACGTTCACGGAATTCGCGGTCACGGAGCGACGGGACGTGTGCGCGCCGCGATCGAGTTCGTGCGCGCGATCGGACTTGCACGCGCGCTGGTCGCGCGCGAGCGTCCCGACCTGATCGTCGGCGCGGGCGGGTACGCATCTGCACCCGTCGGCGTTGCGGCGATTCTGGCGCGAATTCCGCTGGTGCTAATGGAGCAAAACACGATTCCCGGACTGTCGAACAAAATCCTGTGGCGCTTCGCGAAAAAGATTTGCGTCGGCTTTCGCGAGACTGCCGCATATTTCAGCATCGGCAAGGTCGAGGTGACCGGAAACCCGGTTCGATTCGAGTATCGGTCAGGGCCTCGAACGATGGACGATAAAACCCAAATCCTTGTTTTAGGCGGCTCTACCGGCGCGCATCGCCTGAATTTAGGCGTTGTTAACGCTTTCAAAATCTGTGCAAAAAGTGTTATAAATCTGCACGTCGTCCATCAGACTGGGGAGGCGGATGAGGTGTTGGTGAGGCAGGGGTACAGCGATCTGCCGGTCAGGGCAGAGGTCGTCGCTTTTATCGACGACATTCCAGCGGCGCTCGAACGCGCCGACCTGGTCATCGCTCGCGCTGGTGCGATGACCGTCACCGATATCGCGCTCTCGGCCCGCCCCGCGATCTTCGTCCCGTATCCGTTTCACAAGGACATGCAGCAGCTGCACAACGCGCGCGTAATCGAGCGCCTGGGCGGCGCGACAATAGTCCTCGACGACGCTAAACTAGCGGACAACCTCGCACGCGAAATCGGGACGATGCTGCAGGATCGCTCACATCTTGTTGAGATCGGCCAGAAAGCGCATCAGGGAGTTTACCCCGATGCGTCACGCCGTGTTGCGCGCGTTTGCTTCGACCTCGTGGGAATGGAGCAGGCGGCGTGA